A stretch of Desulfovibrio aminophilus DNA encodes these proteins:
- a CDS encoding FapA family protein — protein sequence MPYYLKHHFDPDFNHLKLAPSEREDGRLDHYNLNYVQNVLKGDLLAEWVEVAEADAAELDQRFLYPKKAFPKGFRTEVDPANPDRLLAADDGYVFYDAGLIRVKKLLNVRQDVDFTTGNVSFVSNMVVHGSVMPGFKVQAKNVLVRGNVDAGTVTALESIVCEGGVKGGDKGFLDAGKTVKLNWCERALVHAGLNVLIDGHCLHSRLYAGRRLHVRGRFMGGTAFCQEYVCVEGGLGGSGELETQLVLGYNPRLLYKDRLVIYSLRALAERLRQYEMQAGRGKAAAEEYAPLMEDCRARMKTYEDARKRLWERITAGERLDSCRVIAPGKVMPGVEISIGPAYLFVDQEYENVHFRCEDGEIVVGSPALA from the coding sequence ATGCCCTATTACCTGAAGCACCACTTCGACCCGGACTTCAACCACCTCAAGCTCGCCCCCAGCGAGCGCGAGGACGGGCGGCTGGACCATTACAACCTGAACTACGTCCAGAACGTGCTCAAGGGCGACCTCCTGGCCGAGTGGGTCGAGGTGGCCGAGGCCGACGCCGCCGAGCTGGACCAGCGCTTCCTCTATCCCAAGAAGGCCTTTCCCAAGGGTTTCCGCACCGAGGTCGATCCCGCGAACCCGGACCGGCTCCTGGCCGCCGACGACGGCTACGTGTTCTACGACGCCGGGCTCATCCGGGTGAAGAAGCTCCTCAACGTGCGCCAGGACGTGGACTTCACCACCGGCAACGTCTCCTTCGTCTCCAACATGGTGGTCCACGGCTCGGTCATGCCGGGCTTCAAGGTCCAGGCCAAGAACGTGCTCGTGCGCGGCAACGTGGACGCGGGCACGGTCACGGCCCTGGAATCCATCGTCTGCGAGGGCGGGGTCAAGGGCGGGGACAAGGGCTTCCTGGACGCGGGCAAGACCGTGAAGCTCAACTGGTGCGAGCGGGCCCTGGTCCACGCGGGCCTGAACGTGCTCATCGACGGCCACTGCCTGCACAGCCGCCTCTACGCCGGGCGCAGGCTGCACGTGCGCGGCCGGTTCATGGGCGGCACGGCCTTCTGCCAGGAGTACGTCTGCGTGGAGGGCGGCCTGGGCGGGTCCGGCGAGCTGGAGACCCAGCTCGTGCTCGGCTACAACCCCCGCCTGCTCTACAAGGACCGCCTGGTGATCTACAGCCTGCGCGCCCTGGCCGAGCGGCTCCGCCAGTACGAGATGCAGGCGGGCCGGGGCAAGGCCGCGGCCGAGGAATACGCCCCGCTCATGGAGGACTGCCGCGCCCGCATGAAGACCTACGAGGACGCCCGCAAGCGTCTCTGGGAACGCATCACCGCGGGCGAACGCCTGGATTCCTGCCGCGTCATCGCGCCCGGCAAGGTCATGCCCGGGGTCGAGATCAGCATCGGCCCGGCCTACCTCTTCGTGGACCAGGAATACGAGAACGTCCACTTCCGTTGCGAGGACGGCGAGATCGTCGTCGGTTCCCCCGCCCTGGCCTGA
- a CDS encoding EAL and HDOD domain-containing protein, with amino-acid sequence MTRTSHFRQPQTGGNGKKPYETVFVARQPVFGRDLSTWGYALLYRDAGDADRAVFTDDFDATLRVVANAPLCPDTCAPDKHVLIHFPERSVIGGVAHALPPETTVVLVAELADPGPEYLDALLGLKRDGYTLALDNYGADPVREAQYALADIFCVDVLGREAGELSALARAASKWPARLLAKRVEDQGTLELCRELGFHLFQGFFFKKPQILTARTISSLEESRLRLFEVIEREEPDFPALTQAIEADVSLTYRLLTFLNSASFGFAKKVASIRQAVVLAGWKPIRAWLRLLLLTDLVPAERTRELAYLSAQRARFLELAAQAGERRDQADTLFLMGLFSLLEPIFNMPMEHIVGRLPLPEAVRSALCGEDNELSPWLALTQALENSDFSAARTMCRDLGLEAAQAAEAYQKSLHWADCFFGLLAADPGGAEI; translated from the coding sequence ATGACGCGCACGAGCCATTTTCGCCAGCCGCAGACGGGCGGCAACGGGAAAAAGCCCTACGAGACGGTCTTCGTGGCGCGCCAGCCGGTGTTCGGCCGCGACCTCTCCACCTGGGGCTACGCCCTGCTCTACCGCGACGCGGGCGACGCGGACCGGGCCGTGTTCACCGACGACTTCGACGCCACCCTGCGGGTGGTGGCCAACGCGCCCCTGTGCCCGGACACCTGCGCCCCGGACAAGCACGTGCTCATCCACTTCCCGGAGCGCTCGGTCATCGGCGGGGTGGCCCACGCCCTGCCGCCGGAGACCACCGTGGTCCTGGTGGCCGAACTGGCCGACCCCGGGCCGGAGTACCTGGACGCCCTGCTGGGGCTCAAGCGCGACGGCTACACCCTGGCCCTGGACAACTACGGCGCCGACCCCGTGCGCGAGGCCCAGTACGCGCTGGCGGACATCTTCTGCGTGGACGTGCTGGGCCGCGAGGCGGGCGAGCTCTCGGCCCTGGCCCGGGCCGCGTCCAAGTGGCCCGCCCGGCTGCTGGCCAAGCGGGTGGAGGACCAGGGCACGCTGGAGCTGTGCCGCGAGCTGGGCTTCCACCTCTTCCAGGGCTTCTTCTTCAAGAAGCCGCAGATCCTCACCGCGCGCACCATCTCCTCCCTGGAGGAGAGCCGCCTGCGGCTCTTCGAGGTCATCGAGCGCGAGGAGCCGGACTTTCCGGCCCTGACCCAGGCCATCGAGGCCGACGTGTCCCTGACCTACCGGCTGCTCACCTTCCTCAACTCGGCCAGCTTCGGCTTCGCCAAGAAGGTGGCCTCCATCCGGCAGGCCGTGGTCCTGGCGGGCTGGAAGCCCATCCGGGCCTGGCTCCGTCTGCTCCTGCTCACGGACCTGGTGCCCGCCGAGCGCACCCGCGAGCTGGCCTATCTCTCGGCCCAGCGGGCGCGGTTCCTGGAGCTGGCGGCCCAGGCCGGGGAGCGGCGGGACCAGGCCGACACCCTCTTCCTCATGGGCCTGTTCTCGCTCCTGGAGCCCATCTTCAACATGCCCATGGAGCACATCGTGGGCCGCCTGCCCCTGCCCGAGGCCGTGCGGTCGGCCCTCTGCGGCGAGGACAACGAGCTCTCGCCCTGGCTGGCCCTGACCCAGGCCCTGGAGAACTCGGACTTCAGCGCGGCCCGGACCATGTGCCGGGACCTGGGCCTGGAGGCGGCCCAGGCCGCCGAGGCCTACCAGAAGTCCCTGCACTGGGCCGACTGCTTCTTCGGACTGCTGGCCGCGGACCCCGGCGGGGCCGAGATATAG
- a CDS encoding FadR/GntR family transcriptional regulator codes for MNRVISPAPNDPAAGTLEERLRGLLRPDGRLPSERRLAEALGESRFALRAALAALAGAGLPGPTEADRDRTVAVFLEGLARGRAELVEILEVRRLLEPAIAGMAARKAAPADLAQLRMLLACQRREVASGGTGRDADAAFHASLARIAGNSLLLDMVEDIAGRLAETREAFLLERETHRMAALVAHEAVLEAVASADAPAAERAMRDHLDRMAPGFLAWGQAGLGERRPKPDALFNCSK; via the coding sequence ATGAACCGCGTGATCTCCCCTGCTCCCAACGATCCGGCGGCCGGAACCCTGGAGGAGCGCCTGCGCGGCCTGCTCCGGCCCGACGGCCGCCTGCCCTCGGAGCGCCGCCTGGCCGAGGCCCTGGGCGAGAGCCGTTTCGCCCTGCGGGCCGCGCTGGCGGCCCTGGCCGGGGCCGGGCTGCCCGGGCCGACGGAGGCGGACCGCGACCGGACCGTGGCGGTCTTCCTGGAGGGTCTGGCCCGGGGCCGCGCGGAACTGGTGGAGATCCTGGAGGTGCGCCGGCTCCTCGAACCGGCCATCGCGGGCATGGCCGCGCGCAAGGCCGCCCCGGCGGACCTGGCCCAGCTGCGCATGCTCCTGGCCTGCCAGCGCCGGGAGGTGGCCTCCGGCGGCACGGGCCGCGACGCGGACGCCGCCTTCCACGCCAGCCTGGCCCGCATCGCGGGCAATTCCCTGCTCCTGGACATGGTCGAGGACATCGCCGGACGCCTGGCCGAGACCCGCGAGGCCTTTCTCCTGGAGCGCGAAACCCACCGCATGGCCGCCCTGGTGGCCCACGAGGCCGTGCTGGAGGCCGTGGCCTCGGCCGACGCCCCGGCCGCCGAACGGGCCATGCGCGACCACCTGGACCGCATGGCGCCCGGGTTCCTGGCCTGGGGGCAGGCGGGGCTGGGAGAACGCCGACCGAAGCCGGACGCTCTCTTCAACTGCTCGAAATAA